Within Campylobacteraceae bacterium, the genomic segment AATAACAACAGGTGCTAGTGTGGCATGGGCATTTGTGAGAATGTACCAATTAATTCAAGGCTGTATGGTACAAATAAAAGCCATGAGTACGGGAGAAGAAATTATTCAAGCCTCAAAAGAAGCCATGATTAAAACACGGCATCAATTTGAAAGTGGAGAAGCACAAGCGGGCGCTGAAGTTAGACTTCCTGAATGGCCAGCATATTACAGAATGATGAAAAGAATTGACCCAAATTGGGATACATAAGCAAATATTTAGGAGAAAATAATGGAAAATAAAAAAACACAAGTTGCTATTATAGGAGCTGGTCCTTCTGGTTTGTTATTGGGTTTATTACTAGATAAACAAGGAATAGATAATATCATTTTAGAACGTGTTACAGGAGATTATGTTTTAGGAAGAATTAGAGCAGGTGTTTTGGAACAAGGTTTTGCTAAATTGGTTAGAGAAGCAGGTGCTTCTAAAAGAATGGATGAAGAAGGTGAAGTTCACGACAGTGTTGAATTTGCTTTTAATGATGAAAGAATAGAACTTAAATTAAAAGAATTAACCGGTGAAAGCGTTATTGTATATGGACAAGTTGATATTACGAAAGATATGATGAAAGTAAGAGAAGAAAAAGGCCTAGAAACTGTTTATGAAGCAAGTAAGGTACAACCGCACGATGTTAAAACAGATGCTCCTTATATTACCTATACAAAAGATGGAAAAGAATTCACCCTAGCGTGTGATTATATTGCTGGTTGTGATGGTTTCCATGGAATTTCTAGAAAAAGCATTCCCAATGATGTTAAAACAGAATACGAAAAAGTTTATCCTTTTGGTTGGTTAGGTTTAATGGCTGATGTAAAACCAATTAACACACATCTAATTTATGCTAAAAATGATAGAGGTTTTGCCCTAGCTTCTATGAGATCAAAAACAAGATCAAGATATTATATACAAGTTCCACTTGATGATAAAATTGAAGACTGGAGTGATGATGCTTTTTGGGAAGAGTTCGAAAAAAGGATGCCAAAAAGTGCAAGAAAGAATTTAGTAAAAGGCCCTAGTATTGAAAAAAGCATAGTGCCTACGCGTTCTTTTATTTGTGAACCCTTACAATATGGAAATCTTTTTTTATTAGGTGATGCTGGACATATAGTACCTCCTACAGGAGCAAAAGGTCTGAATCTAGCTGCTTCTGATGTATCTACCTTATATAAGATATTGACAAGAGTCTATAAAGAAGGGGATAAAAAATGCATAGAACAATATTCAGCAATAGCGCTTCGAAGAATTTGGAATGGAGTTAGATTTTCTTGGTGGATGACAGACTTATTGCATAATTTCGATGAAAATAAAGATGCTTTTGACAAAAAAATGGAAGAATCTGAACTTAAATATTTTCTTAATTCAGATGCGGGAAAACAAGTAATTGCAGAACAATATGTAGGTCTTCCTTATGAGGATTTGAAATAAGTTTTTAAAAGCTTGTTTTACCTATACTTACAAAAAAGCTAAGAGGAGATAAATATTGCTAAAAAATATCAATCAAGGTGTATTATACATGCTTATTTCTGCTGTATGCCTTGCTTTAATGGGCGCTTTTGCCAAAGTACTTGCTTCCTCTATGCCAAGTATTGAAATAGTTTTTTTTAGAAATATTATTGGTGTTTTTTTAATAAGTTTAACTTTTTTAAAAAAACCTCTTAAACAAGTAGGTGGAAAACCATGGCTTTTGTTTTTCAGAGCAGCTATTGGTTTATTGGCTATGCTTTCTTTTTTCTACAACCTTGCTAATATCTCCTTAGTTGAGGCCATCACTTATTCTAGGATGTCACCTATATTTACGGCTATCTTTGCACTATGGTTTTTAAGAGAAAAAATTGGGAAAAAGGGATGGTTGGCTATTTTTATAGGTTTTATTGGTATGTTATTCGTAATGCAACCAGAGGGGTTATTTTTTGAAAAGACTCATCTTTTTGGGCTTTTGAATGCTGTTTGTGCTGCATTAGCATTTACAAGTATAAGAGAACTCAAAAAATATTATGATACAAGAAGCATTGTATTAAGTTTTATGGCTATGGGAGTTATTATTCCTTTTTTAGCCATGGGTATTTCTCCTTATTATAAAAGTGATATCTTCTTTTTTATGATGGGAGAATTTATTCTTCCCACTCCTAATCAATGGATATATTTATTAGGAATTGGAATCACTGCTTCATTAGGCCAAATTTATATGACAAAAGCATATGGAGCAAGTAAAGCGGGGCTTGTAGCAGCAGCAGGATACTCAGTTATTATCTTTTCTTTACTTATTGGGCTTATTTTAGGAGATTCTTTACCTAATATATTGGGTTTTATTGGTATTATTACAATAATTAGTGGTGGAGTCTTAATTGCAAAAGAAAAAAATTAAATGTTAAAGTTGGAAACTATGAAAAATGAAACTGAAAATAAAGATATTGTCACTGCGTTTATTAAAGGACTTAATGTAATTAAAGCCTTTAGTTATGAGAATACAAGCATGACTCTATCTGATGTTGCAAAAAAAGTTGATATTACAAGAGCCAGTGCCAGACGTTTATTATTAACATTAGAGTCTTTAGGTTATGTACATCAAGATGGAACATTTTTTTCTCTAACTCCTAAAATTATAGATTTAGGTTATAGTTATTTTGCATCTTTACCATGGACAGACTTAGCACATAAAAATATGAAACATGTAGTAGATGCCTGCAAATTATCTTGTTCAATCTCTATTTTGGATGATTCTAATATTATTTGTATAATGAGAATTCCTGCTACTAGAATTTTAAATGAAGGAATTCACGTAGGGACTAGATTACCAGCACTTTATACCTCAACAGGAAGATTATTCATGGCACATATGGATGATGAAAGTCTAAATAAATATATAAAAGATTCCGTTTTTGTTAAACATACCCAAAAAAGCATTATTGACCCCAAAGTATTATTAGCAAAAATAAGAAAAGACAGGAATAATCCTTATCAAATGGTAGAAGAAGAACTAGAAGATGGTTTATTATCTATTGCTGTTCCTATTTATGGAAGAGAGAATAAATTAATAGGGGCTATGAATATTGGCTCTCATATGAGTTATAAAAATACCCAAGACATTGAAAAAAATGTTCTTCCTATGTTAATTAAAGCAGCAAAAGAGACTTCAGAAGCTATTATTCTTTTACAGCACTAATATTTAATTTTAGAATAAAGCTGTTTTATACTAAGTCATCATATGAAAAATAAATATTTCATATCCTTTTACACATAATCAAGTAAGCTTTTTTACCTACTTAATTATAAGATACTATGAGGAGAACAAGGGTCTTTGAACATAAGGACTAAATTCCCAAGGAATTGCAACAAGTATCAAGATACAGGCCAAGGTAAAATAAATCATTAGTGTTTTGAATTTATTTTTATCCCCTTGGATTCTTTTTGCTTTAAACGAACCTACTGTTATTAAAACAACAGCAATAAGCATTAACAATGAGTGTTCAATAGAAAAATATCTTACTTCTAAATTACTCATTGAGCCTTTCATATCTGCAAAAAACATAGAAGTGATTTCACTGTTATAATATAGAATAAGGCCTGAGATAAACTGTATATGTACAAATGCAACTGAAACATGTGAGAATATTTTATTAAACAAAGTAAAACGTTTATTTGCAAAATATCCATAATATGCCAATGCTAAATTGGCAATAACTCCAAAACATACTAACCAACGCATCCATGAATGGATAAAAATTTCAAGACTGTCCACGTATTTATTCCTTTATAATGAGCTTTATTTTTTGTATTATAGCCATATAAAATGAAAAATACTTTTGCAAAAATATTGTATAGCCCTACAAATAAAAGATATTCAATAATAATTATCAATCTTTTTGTTTTTTATTTACCATTTATTAGTTATTTAGGTGAATAATAATAATATAATTCAATATTATTACATAAAGAGGGATAATGATTAAAAAGTTTTTAAATAAAAAAACATATACGGAAATTGATTTATTAAATGAATTACTCAAACCTCTTTTTAATATAGAAAAACTTGATGAAATTTTTAACAAAACTATAAATATTGATTATTTAAATGAGCAAGAAGAAAGTTTTTTGCATCTTTGTTCTAAAAAGGGCTTAAAAGATTCAATACAGTGGTTACTAAAAAAGGGAGCCTCAACCAATATTACCAATAAAGAAGGTTGCACTGTTCTTTTTTATGCAATACATGCCAATAATATCTCCTTGTTAAATACGCTTATTGAACATGGTGCAAATGTCAATCATCTTAATATTTACAAAAGAAATGTATTGCAAGATACCGTACTTTCTGCAAAAAACAGACTTGTCGATTTTTTAATTGAAAAAACAAAAGATATAAATAACTGTGATACTTATGGTCATAATCTTATATTTGATGCCCTTGCGAATGGTGACATTGATACAATAATTAAAATTACAAAATTAAAGAATCTTAATATTAATCAAAAAAACAATGATGGAAATACTGTTTTACATAAAGAAATAATCTTAAAAAACAATGAATTGGCTATTTTATTAATGGATTTAGGAATGGATCCAACCATTCAAGATAAAAAAGGAAAGAATTTTTTATTTTATGCTGTTTCAAAAGGCATTCAGAATGCAAATATTTTAGAAAAAGCTGTTTCACTTGGCTGTAATATAAACTCAAGATCTGCACAAAACTCCACCATTTTAATGGAATCAATTAACCATTTTTTAAATACCAATATTGAAGATACAAGTACCAGAGCTTCCCATTTAGAAATGATTAAAAAACTTATTGCAAAAGGTGTAAAAATTGATGCTTTAGACGACCAAAATGAAACTGCTTTTTTTAAAGCAACAAGAAGTGAAAATAAAGACTTAATTGAATTATTTATATCCAGTAGAAAAATAGATATTAATCATCAAAATATTAAGGGAGAAAGTGTTTTATTTTCTTTAATCTATAAAGGTTTAAATAATCTGGAATTAATAAAAATGTATTTAAACAAAATGGCCAATCCTAATATTGTAAATAAAGAGGGCAAGAGTATTATTGAAATACTAATTGATATCATTCTTCATGTACAAAATAATAAAAAAATCACCAAAGAATTAGAAAATCAGCTGCATGATAATGGAGAGTATTTTACTGTTTTATTAGAAATATTATCTGCTTCAAAAGTAGATTTAAATCAAAAAAACTCTTTAGGAAAACCTTTATTTTTTGATACTCTTATGCATTTTAATTATTCTTTATTTAAAATTTTTAGAGACAATGAACAAAATATAAATGCAAAAGATAAAGAAGGCAGAAATATAATTTTTAATCTTTTAGAACTTGACCTAAAAAGTGGTATCAAAAACAGAGATGAATATCTAGAAACACTTCAGAATCTCTTTAACTTAGGTGTTAATATCAATGAAAAAGACAATATTGGAGATACCGCTTTACATAAAGCAGTTACTAGATCCTGTGAATATACCGTTAAATTATTACTTGAAGCGAAACCTAATTTTTTTGCTATTGATAAAAAAGGCCGAAGTATTATTCATCAATGTATTTGGAAAGACAATTCACGCTACTTTAAACTCATTCATTCCTACAATAATGAAATTATTAATATAACAGATAGTTTTGGAGTAAGACCCATTAATTATGCTGCATTTATGGGAAAACGGGTTCTTGTATTAGATATGATAAATGCAGGTGCTCTAATTAACAACGATACTGAAAAAACGAAGGATATTCTTAAATTCTTTGAAAAATTTCATAAGAATATTCTCAATATTCAAAAAAATCTCTCTTCAGCTGCACATAAAAGAAACCTACAAATCTTAGCAACAACAATGATTAAAGAATTTAATATCAAAGAAGAAAGTAAGCAATAATTAATCTTTTGCTATACTAAACAAAAAAAGATTTTTACATGAATATTGAAGTTTTAATCACCTACGCTTTTGTTTCGTTTTTTTATGTCATTAGTCCAGGCCCTGCTGTTTTTTTAGCTTTACATAATGGTATGACTTATGATTTAAAAGTCCTAAGTATTTCTTCTTTTGCTAATATTTGTGCTTTATTTATTTTATCAGCTGTTTCTATTTCTGGATTAGGGGTAATTTTAGCAACTTCTTCGTCTTTATTTATGGGTGTTAAAATTGTTGGTGCTTTATACTTACTGTATTTAGGAGTAAAACAATTTAGAAATGCCAAAAAAAGTAAAATTATAAAAGAAGATAAAAAAGACAAAAAAGAACATTCTTCTTTGCATTATTTTTTGGAAGCCTTTATTTTAGCAATTACTAATCCCAAACCTATAATATTTTTTATTGCTTTGTTTCCTCAGTTTTTAAATTTACAAAGTGAAATTTTGCCTCAGTTTTTTGTCATGACAGGTATTTTTATGTTTTTTTCTTTTATTTCTTTATTTGCTTATGGTTACATGGCTAAAAAAGCAAAACATTTATTCAATAACGAAAGAAAAATGGCATGGTTCCATAGAGTTACTGGGGGCATCTTTATTGCTTTAGGTATAGCCTTACTACAATTAAAATCGGTATAACAAAACAAGCCTTAATTTTTTCCTGAAGATAAACAATAGCAATATCTGGATTGTTCC encodes:
- the pobA gene encoding 4-hydroxybenzoate 3-monooxygenase — translated: MENKKTQVAIIGAGPSGLLLGLLLDKQGIDNIILERVTGDYVLGRIRAGVLEQGFAKLVREAGASKRMDEEGEVHDSVEFAFNDERIELKLKELTGESVIVYGQVDITKDMMKVREEKGLETVYEASKVQPHDVKTDAPYITYTKDGKEFTLACDYIAGCDGFHGISRKSIPNDVKTEYEKVYPFGWLGLMADVKPINTHLIYAKNDRGFALASMRSKTRSRYYIQVPLDDKIEDWSDDAFWEEFEKRMPKSARKNLVKGPSIEKSIVPTRSFICEPLQYGNLFLLGDAGHIVPPTGAKGLNLAASDVSTLYKILTRVYKEGDKKCIEQYSAIALRRIWNGVRFSWWMTDLLHNFDENKDAFDKKMEESELKYFLNSDAGKQVIAEQYVGLPYEDLK
- a CDS encoding DMT family transporter — translated: MLISAVCLALMGAFAKVLASSMPSIEIVFFRNIIGVFLISLTFLKKPLKQVGGKPWLLFFRAAIGLLAMLSFFYNLANISLVEAITYSRMSPIFTAIFALWFLREKIGKKGWLAIFIGFIGMLFVMQPEGLFFEKTHLFGLLNAVCAALAFTSIRELKKYYDTRSIVLSFMAMGVIIPFLAMGISPYYKSDIFFFMMGEFILPTPNQWIYLLGIGITASLGQIYMTKAYGASKAGLVAAAGYSVIIFSLLIGLILGDSLPNILGFIGIITIISGGVLIAKEKN
- a CDS encoding helix-turn-helix domain-containing protein, which codes for MLKLETMKNETENKDIVTAFIKGLNVIKAFSYENTSMTLSDVAKKVDITRASARRLLLTLESLGYVHQDGTFFSLTPKIIDLGYSYFASLPWTDLAHKNMKHVVDACKLSCSISILDDSNIICIMRIPATRILNEGIHVGTRLPALYTSTGRLFMAHMDDESLNKYIKDSVFVKHTQKSIIDPKVLLAKIRKDRNNPYQMVEEELEDGLLSIAVPIYGRENKLIGAMNIGSHMSYKNTQDIEKNVLPMLIKAAKETSEAIILLQH
- a CDS encoding ankyrin repeat domain-containing protein, yielding MIKKFLNKKTYTEIDLLNELLKPLFNIEKLDEIFNKTINIDYLNEQEESFLHLCSKKGLKDSIQWLLKKGASTNITNKEGCTVLFYAIHANNISLLNTLIEHGANVNHLNIYKRNVLQDTVLSAKNRLVDFLIEKTKDINNCDTYGHNLIFDALANGDIDTIIKITKLKNLNINQKNNDGNTVLHKEIILKNNELAILLMDLGMDPTIQDKKGKNFLFYAVSKGIQNANILEKAVSLGCNINSRSAQNSTILMESINHFLNTNIEDTSTRASHLEMIKKLIAKGVKIDALDDQNETAFFKATRSENKDLIELFISSRKIDINHQNIKGESVLFSLIYKGLNNLELIKMYLNKMANPNIVNKEGKSIIEILIDIILHVQNNKKITKELENQLHDNGEYFTVLLEILSASKVDLNQKNSLGKPLFFDTLMHFNYSLFKIFRDNEQNINAKDKEGRNIIFNLLELDLKSGIKNRDEYLETLQNLFNLGVNINEKDNIGDTALHKAVTRSCEYTVKLLLEAKPNFFAIDKKGRSIIHQCIWKDNSRYFKLIHSYNNEIINITDSFGVRPINYAAFMGKRVLVLDMINAGALINNDTEKTKDILKFFEKFHKNILNIQKNLSSAAHKRNLQILATTMIKEFNIKEESKQ
- a CDS encoding LysE family translocator → MNIEVLITYAFVSFFYVISPGPAVFLALHNGMTYDLKVLSISSFANICALFILSAVSISGLGVILATSSSLFMGVKIVGALYLLYLGVKQFRNAKKSKIIKEDKKDKKEHSSLHYFLEAFILAITNPKPIIFFIALFPQFLNLQSEILPQFFVMTGIFMFFSFISLFAYGYMAKKAKHLFNNERKMAWFHRVTGGIFIALGIALLQLKSV